The following proteins are co-located in the Candidatus Avedoeria danica genome:
- the dnaA gene encoding chromosomal replication initiator protein DnaA — protein MLLPTTAQDVWQRVLTALQLQMTRATFDAWLKHTRALELDGDTLVVAVPNSATHDWLTSRLGGAMRDTVATVAGPDVAWRFVVDSVDSLGAAGAGPVREPQPSANHFEQPTLPASTGSAFRTTSTILNPRYRFDTFVVGAGNRLAHAAAQAVAEHPAQRFNPLFIYGGVGLGKTHLLHAIAHSAASRGLNVQLVSSEKFTNDLINAIRTQATDAFRAAYRACHMLLIDDVHFIAGKESTQEEFFHTFNAIHEADGQIVLSSDRPPQHIATLEDRLRSRFQWGLQVDIAPPDLETRIAILRAKNERLGHEVNDAVLEQIAAAVQNNVRELEGALNRVIAYAQSNGFPLNADTASRALADLMIRREPPALPEIIRAVAAHYDVSEDELRGRGRTARVAEPRQVAMYLMREEADASFPAIGAALGGRDHTTAMHGAEKITRMVEVDAQLQRDLVQLRQRLYSR, from the coding sequence ATGCTCCTCCCGACAACCGCCCAAGACGTGTGGCAGCGCGTCCTGACCGCGTTGCAGCTTCAGATGACCCGGGCGACTTTCGACGCCTGGCTGAAGCACACCCGAGCGCTCGAGCTCGACGGCGACACGCTGGTGGTGGCGGTTCCGAACTCGGCGACGCACGACTGGCTGACGAGCCGTCTGGGCGGCGCCATGCGGGACACCGTCGCCACCGTGGCCGGCCCGGACGTGGCGTGGCGGTTCGTCGTCGACTCCGTCGATTCCCTCGGCGCCGCCGGCGCCGGGCCGGTGCGCGAACCGCAGCCCTCGGCGAACCACTTCGAGCAGCCGACCCTCCCGGCCAGCACCGGCTCGGCATTCCGCACCACCTCGACGATCCTGAACCCGCGCTATCGCTTCGACACGTTCGTCGTCGGCGCCGGCAACCGGCTGGCCCATGCCGCGGCGCAGGCCGTGGCCGAGCACCCGGCTCAGCGGTTCAACCCGTTGTTCATCTACGGCGGCGTCGGCCTCGGCAAGACGCACCTGCTGCACGCCATCGCCCACTCCGCCGCGTCGCGCGGCCTTAACGTGCAGCTCGTCTCCAGCGAGAAGTTCACGAACGACCTGATCAACGCGATCCGCACCCAGGCCACGGACGCGTTTCGCGCCGCGTACCGCGCCTGCCACATGCTCCTCATCGACGACGTTCACTTCATCGCCGGCAAGGAATCGACCCAGGAGGAGTTCTTCCACACGTTCAACGCGATCCACGAAGCGGACGGGCAGATCGTGCTGTCCAGCGATCGCCCACCGCAGCACATCGCTACCCTCGAGGACCGGCTGCGATCGCGCTTCCAGTGGGGCCTGCAGGTCGACATCGCGCCGCCCGACCTGGAGACGCGGATCGCGATCCTTCGCGCGAAGAACGAGCGCCTGGGCCACGAAGTGAACGACGCCGTGCTCGAGCAGATCGCCGCCGCGGTCCAGAACAACGTCCGCGAGCTCGAGGGCGCCCTCAACCGGGTCATCGCCTACGCCCAGTCAAACGGCTTCCCGCTGAACGCCGACACCGCCAGCCGCGCGCTGGCCGACCTCATGATCCGGCGCGAGCCGCCGGCGCTGCCGGAGATCATCCGCGCCGTGGCGGCGCACTACGACGTGAGCGAGGACGAGCTTCGCGGCCGCGGCCGAACGGCACGCGTCGCGGAGCCGCGCCAGGTGGCGATGTACCTCATGCGCGAGGAAGCGGATGCGAGCTTCCCGGCGATCGGCGCCGCACTCGGCGGGCGTGACCACACGACGGCCATGCACGGCGCGGAGAAGATCACCCGGATGGTCGAGGTCGATGCCCAGCTTCAGCGTGACCTCGTCCAGCTGCGGCAGCGCCTCTACAGTCGCTGA
- a CDS encoding ABC transporter ATP-binding protein has product MIQAEHLARYYGPSPALRDITFDAYRGEIVGFLGPNGAGKTTTMRILTGYLPPTSGRASIAGFDIIEQSMEVRRHIGYLPETTPLYTDMTVWSYLDFMARLRGVANRNDAVERAMSRVNLDDRADQVIGQLSKGLRQRVGIAQAVLHDPPVVILDEPTIGLDPRQIQDVRSLIHELKGNHTVIISTHILSEAEQLCDRVLVINRGEIVAAASPEELQSQLAGAQAVRVVVAPSVAAREVEKALADVEGVAGVAHEGDGRYLVKATAKGNPRAGIAQTIVGRGWPLLELTPMGMSLERIFLELTADADVVDETEIETDTDAGEEDGDA; this is encoded by the coding sequence ATGATCCAGGCCGAGCACCTGGCTCGTTACTACGGTCCGAGCCCCGCTCTGCGCGACATCACGTTCGACGCCTACCGCGGCGAGATCGTCGGCTTCCTCGGACCGAACGGCGCCGGGAAGACGACGACGATGCGCATCCTGACCGGCTATCTGCCGCCGACGAGCGGCCGCGCCTCGATCGCGGGCTTCGACATCATCGAGCAGTCGATGGAGGTGCGCCGGCACATCGGCTATCTGCCCGAGACGACCCCGCTCTACACGGACATGACGGTCTGGAGCTACTTGGACTTCATGGCGCGCCTGCGCGGCGTCGCCAACCGCAACGATGCGGTCGAGCGCGCCATGAGCCGGGTGAACCTCGACGACCGCGCCGACCAGGTGATCGGCCAGCTCTCGAAGGGGCTGCGCCAGCGCGTCGGCATCGCTCAGGCGGTGCTGCATGATCCGCCCGTCGTCATCCTCGACGAGCCGACGATCGGCCTCGACCCGCGCCAGATCCAGGATGTCCGCAGCCTCATCCATGAGCTGAAGGGCAACCACACCGTGATCATCTCGACGCACATCCTCTCGGAGGCCGAGCAGCTGTGCGACCGCGTCCTGGTGATCAACCGGGGCGAGATCGTGGCGGCGGCGTCGCCCGAGGAGCTGCAGAGCCAGCTGGCAGGGGCGCAGGCGGTGCGGGTCGTCGTGGCGCCGAGCGTGGCGGCGCGCGAGGTCGAGAAGGCGCTGGCCGACGTCGAAGGCGTTGCCGGCGTGGCGCACGAAGGCGACGGGCGCTACCTCGTCAAGGCGACGGCCAAGGGCAACCCCCGGGCCGGCATCGCCCAGACGATCGTCGGGCGCGGCTGGCCGCTGCTGGAGCTGACGCCGATGGGCATGTCGCTCGAGCGGATCTTCCTCGAGCTGACGGCCGATGCGGACGTCGTCGACGAAACCGAAATCGAGACGGACACGGATGCGGGAGAGGAGGACGGCGATGCGTAA
- a CDS encoding ABC transporter permease subunit: protein MRNLWTIARREIASYFTSPVFWVVATVFMVFSGFLFGFILNSPGQQAEMTQLLNLYSTVMLFAAPVLSMKLLAEEQRTGTLEVLMTAPVNDWQVVWGKWLGAICMYVGLTSLTLAHVAILLRYAEKGMDWGPLLASYLGMFLLGAMLLSLGVLTSSLTQNQAIAAFVGIMLSMILWFLPLVNQIFPSGGWLVKSIGYIGLSDHFNNFGQGVIDSRDVIHMVTFTIGCLFLATRILESRRWR, encoded by the coding sequence ATGCGTAACCTCTGGACGATCGCGCGCCGCGAGATCGCGTCGTACTTCACGTCGCCGGTCTTCTGGGTCGTCGCGACGGTCTTCATGGTCTTCAGCGGCTTCCTGTTCGGCTTCATCCTGAACAGCCCGGGCCAGCAAGCCGAGATGACGCAGCTCTTGAACCTATACAGCACCGTGATGCTCTTCGCGGCGCCGGTGCTGTCGATGAAGCTTCTGGCCGAGGAGCAGCGGACGGGCACGCTCGAGGTGCTGATGACGGCGCCGGTGAACGACTGGCAGGTCGTCTGGGGGAAGTGGCTCGGCGCGATCTGCATGTACGTCGGGTTGACGTCGCTGACGCTGGCGCACGTCGCCATCCTGCTGCGCTACGCCGAGAAGGGCATGGACTGGGGGCCGCTGCTCGCCAGCTACCTGGGCATGTTCCTCCTGGGCGCGATGCTCCTTTCGCTCGGCGTGCTCACGTCGTCCTTGACGCAGAACCAGGCGATCGCCGCGTTCGTCGGGATCATGCTCAGCATGATCCTCTGGTTTCTCCCGCTCGTGAACCAGATCTTCCCCAGCGGCGGATGGTTGGTGAAGTCGATCGGCTACATCGGCCTCTCCGATCACTTCAACAACTTCGGCCAGGGGGTCATCGACTCGCGCGACGTCATCCACATGGTCACGTTCACGATCGGGTGCCTCTTCCTGGCCACCCGAATCCTCGAGTCCCGGAGGTGG